The Synechocystis sp. PCC 7509 genome includes a window with the following:
- a CDS encoding DICT sensory domain-containing protein: MLQGSILQLLAAAHAEKRPLNFGVYYKNTLVALCHALEDCILSCSSPPLVVTAFQRGKWYLQEADRYNELAQKSRQVAIMAAPDAGFTEHPTSQLPNVDVLGLEPRDPVAQEWHLMILGSSYTAMVLCQELSEADYGAAGKPKTDLERKFYGFWTFEPVLVQETVEIAIAHIQTYNPELAQKLTNQVKEIVAATPNTEPDDLGSIVSRVVDYLHASELEGNPEEHHKALDNNLVSNELQAFLRLAQLIDNADTTNQMAAAEVAALAETVGQMMDLPAWQLKRLRLAGLLHRVAPCTVSVEYGEAPSCPLMPAAQILRVMPRMSAIARIITHQNELWNGLGQPGGFAGEEIPLESRILGLVTAFQKRVTQLQASHHSGDSVLMQVLAEFRAKQGEHWEPKLVDTLELLVMGLQQGMNLPVALPKISAGMWLIDAQGTDVPNINDKRVISSGY; the protein is encoded by the coding sequence ATGTTACAAGGTTCGATTTTACAATTGTTAGCAGCAGCCCACGCTGAAAAAAGACCCCTGAATTTTGGGGTTTACTACAAAAATACCCTAGTTGCTCTCTGTCACGCCTTAGAAGACTGTATTTTAAGCTGTAGCTCTCCTCCCTTGGTAGTTACCGCCTTTCAACGGGGTAAATGGTATCTCCAAGAAGCGGATAGATACAACGAATTAGCCCAAAAATCTCGGCAAGTGGCAATAATGGCGGCTCCTGACGCGGGATTTACCGAACATCCCACAAGCCAATTGCCGAATGTAGATGTATTAGGATTAGAACCAAGAGACCCCGTAGCGCAAGAATGGCACTTAATGATTTTGGGTTCTAGCTATACAGCAATGGTACTGTGTCAAGAACTATCAGAGGCAGACTACGGAGCAGCCGGAAAACCAAAAACCGACTTAGAACGGAAATTTTACGGATTTTGGACGTTTGAGCCTGTATTAGTGCAAGAAACGGTGGAAATTGCGATCGCCCACATCCAAACCTACAACCCAGAACTCGCCCAGAAACTAACTAACCAAGTAAAAGAAATAGTTGCTGCTACTCCAAATACTGAACCCGACGACTTAGGCTCGATTGTTTCCCGTGTCGTCGATTATTTGCACGCCAGCGAACTAGAAGGCAACCCAGAAGAGCATCACAAAGCCCTAGATAACAACTTAGTTTCTAACGAACTTCAGGCATTTTTGCGTTTAGCGCAACTAATAGATAATGCCGATACTACTAACCAAATGGCCGCCGCCGAAGTCGCCGCTTTAGCTGAAACGGTTGGACAAATGATGGATTTACCAGCATGGCAGTTAAAACGCTTGCGTCTTGCTGGATTGCTACACAGGGTTGCACCTTGTACGGTGAGTGTTGAGTATGGAGAAGCGCCTAGTTGTCCTTTAATGCCCGCCGCGCAGATATTACGGGTTATGCCTCGAATGAGTGCGATCGCTCGTATTATCACTCATCAAAACGAATTGTGGAATGGTTTAGGACAACCGGGAGGTTTTGCCGGGGAGGAGATACCCCTAGAATCAAGGATTTTAGGTTTAGTTACCGCCTTTCAAAAGCGCGTAACTCAACTACAAGCATCCCACCATAGCGGCGATTCGGTACTAATGCAAGTATTAGCAGAGTTTAGAGCCAAGCAAGGAGAACATTGGGAGCCAAAGCTAGTAGATACTTTAGAACTATTAGTAATGGGACTACAACAAGGTATGAATTTACCTGTTGCTCTACCTAAAATTAGCGCCGGAATGTGGTTAATTGATGCTCAAGGTACGGATGTGCCAAATATTAACGATAAGAGAGTGATAAGCAGTGGATATTGA
- a CDS encoding photosystem II high light acclimation radical SAM protein, which translates to MENRILYVRLPCNPIFPIGVVYLADGVHKQFPEARQRIFDLGVVPPLDFNTALDECVDEFQPTLLVFSWRDIQIYAPVGGRGGNPLQNAFEFYYASNPLIKLRGAFGGLRLAASYYTELWRNQGLISRGLKRARKYHKDARVVVGGGAVSVFYEQLGNKLPKGTIVSVGEGETLLEKLIKGEDLKSERCYVVGEEKPRDRLIHEQPTPIEKTACNYDYIESIWTEFQYYLQSSDFYIGVQTKRGCPHNCCYCVYTVVEGKQVRINPADEVVAEMRQLYDRGIRNFWFTDAQFIPAKRYMDDAVELLQKIIDSGMKDIHWAAYIRADNLTPELCDLMAKTGMNYFEIGITSGSQELVRKMRMGYNLRTVLENCRDLKTAGFNDLVSVNYSFNVIDERPETIRQTIAYHRELEKIFGADKVEPAIFFIGLQPHTHLEDYALKKGVLEPGYDPMSLMPWTAKKLLWNPEPLGSFFGEVCLQAWRQNPNDFGREVMNILEEKLGKSELEEALSAPIANDKQLVTAS; encoded by the coding sequence ATGGAAAACCGTATTCTCTACGTTCGCCTTCCGTGCAATCCTATTTTTCCCATTGGGGTTGTCTATTTAGCTGATGGCGTACACAAGCAATTTCCCGAAGCCCGTCAGCGTATTTTTGACTTGGGGGTTGTACCGCCCTTAGATTTTAATACGGCTCTAGATGAGTGTGTAGACGAGTTTCAGCCCACATTATTAGTATTTTCTTGGCGAGACATTCAAATTTACGCACCAGTAGGGGGGCGAGGCGGAAATCCTTTACAAAATGCTTTTGAATTTTACTATGCCAGCAATCCATTAATTAAGCTACGGGGAGCTTTTGGGGGATTAAGATTAGCCGCTTCTTACTATACAGAACTGTGGCGCAATCAAGGATTAATTTCAAGAGGATTAAAACGCGCTCGAAAGTATCACAAAGATGCTCGTGTGGTAGTTGGTGGGGGTGCAGTTAGTGTATTTTACGAACAGTTGGGTAATAAGTTGCCCAAGGGAACGATTGTCTCGGTGGGTGAAGGAGAGACACTGTTAGAAAAGCTAATTAAAGGGGAAGACTTAAAGAGCGAACGGTGTTATGTAGTGGGAGAAGAAAAACCACGCGATCGCCTAATTCACGAACAACCCACCCCAATTGAAAAAACCGCCTGTAATTACGACTATATAGAAAGCATTTGGACAGAATTTCAATACTACTTGCAATCGTCAGACTTTTATATCGGCGTACAAACTAAACGTGGATGTCCTCACAACTGCTGTTACTGCGTTTATACCGTAGTAGAAGGCAAACAAGTACGCATCAATCCCGCCGATGAAGTGGTAGCTGAGATGCGGCAATTATACGATCGCGGCATTCGCAATTTTTGGTTTACCGACGCGCAATTTATCCCCGCTAAACGCTATATGGATGATGCGGTAGAGTTGCTGCAAAAAATTATCGATTCCGGGATGAAAGATATTCATTGGGCGGCTTATATTCGCGCCGACAACTTAACCCCTGAGCTATGCGACTTGATGGCTAAAACCGGGATGAATTACTTTGAAATCGGCATAACTAGCGGTTCTCAAGAGTTAGTCCGTAAAATGCGAATGGGTTACAATTTGCGGACAGTTTTAGAAAATTGCCGCGACCTTAAAACCGCAGGTTTCAACGATTTAGTCTCCGTCAATTATTCCTTCAACGTCATTGACGAACGCCCCGAAACCATCCGCCAAACCATCGCCTACCACCGAGAATTAGAAAAAATCTTTGGTGCGGATAAAGTAGAGCCAGCTATATTCTTTATTGGATTGCAACCTCATACTCACCTAGAAGACTATGCCCTTAAAAAAGGTGTACTTGAGCCAGGTTACGATCCTATGAGCTTAATGCCTTGGACAGCCAAAAAACTCTTGTGGAATCCCGAACCATTAGGATCTTTTTTTGGTGAAGTTTGCTTGCAAGCATGGCGGCAAAACCCCAATGACTTCGGGCGCGAAGTTATGAATATACTAGAGGAAAAACTAGGAAAATCTGAGCTAGAAGAAGCTCTCAGCGCTCCCATAGCCAATGATAAACAGTTAGTTACAGCATCATAA
- a CDS encoding SAM-dependent methyltransferase produces the protein MIHNTHTKLEYGDFQTPLELAEKICQQLIEIGVNPNVIVEPTCGVGNFIKASSCLFPLVDKIIGVEINQYYLQEVLTKRQLLYRKIELHHADFFQFDWLSHINRLNGRVLILGNFPWVTNSQQGNIGGKNLPKKTNFQNHSGLDAITGKSNFDISEWMLIQVVQWLQGRDAYLAMLCKTSVSRKILTYLYSNNLNIAECATYKIETKKYFDADVEACLLFCKFDASSKNYFCNVFSALASSEHYKISYKNNVLIKDIATFENLKKFHTLSNGIKWRSGIKHDCSNVMEFRKQLDNTITNGLGESVDIEGNYLFPLIKGSDVAQNRTNNPDKYVLVTQRFVGESTECIKDLAPKTWKYLESHANYLDNRKSKIYKNNPKFSIFGVGNYTFTTWKIGICGLYKKLEFRLIGLLDDKPAIFDDTVYFLSFDDEKIAHQTFDLLTSPLVIDFYSSLIFWDEKRPIKSSILNSLNLTALLAAKL, from the coding sequence ATGATTCATAATACCCATACAAAATTAGAATATGGAGATTTTCAAACACCCTTAGAACTTGCAGAGAAGATATGTCAGCAGTTAATAGAAATTGGGGTTAATCCTAATGTCATCGTTGAGCCAACTTGTGGGGTAGGTAATTTTATTAAAGCTTCCTCCTGTCTGTTTCCGTTGGTAGATAAAATTATTGGAGTTGAAATAAATCAATATTATCTACAAGAAGTTCTAACAAAGAGACAATTGTTGTACAGAAAAATTGAGCTTCATCATGCGGATTTTTTTCAATTTGATTGGTTATCGCATATAAATCGATTAAACGGTAGAGTTTTGATACTGGGTAATTTTCCTTGGGTAACAAACTCACAACAAGGAAATATTGGCGGAAAAAATTTACCAAAAAAAACTAACTTTCAAAACCATAGCGGCTTGGATGCAATTACAGGTAAAAGCAACTTTGATATATCAGAGTGGATGCTGATTCAGGTTGTCCAATGGTTGCAAGGACGCGATGCTTACTTAGCGATGCTTTGTAAAACTTCAGTTTCCAGAAAAATCTTGACTTATTTATATTCTAATAATCTTAATATTGCTGAATGTGCAACTTACAAGATAGAAACCAAAAAATATTTTGATGCCGACGTTGAAGCCTGTTTGTTATTTTGCAAGTTTGATGCAAGTTCAAAGAATTATTTTTGTAATGTATTTAGTGCTTTAGCGAGTTCAGAACATTACAAAATAAGTTATAAAAACAATGTTCTGATTAAAGATATAGCTACTTTTGAAAACCTCAAAAAGTTTCACACTCTGAGTAACGGGATAAAATGGAGGTCTGGCATCAAACACGATTGCTCAAATGTGATGGAGTTTCGCAAGCAGCTTGACAATACTATTACAAATGGACTAGGAGAATCTGTTGATATTGAAGGAAATTATCTTTTTCCTTTAATTAAAGGCTCTGACGTTGCTCAAAATAGAACTAATAATCCAGATAAATATGTTTTGGTTACGCAAAGATTTGTGGGTGAATCAACGGAATGTATCAAAGATTTAGCCCCTAAAACCTGGAAATATTTAGAATCTCACGCAAATTACTTAGACAACAGAAAAAGCAAGATATACAAAAACAATCCTAAGTTTTCTATATTTGGTGTTGGTAATTATACTTTTACTACTTGGAAAATTGGAATTTGTGGACTTTATAAAAAATTAGAGTTTAGATTAATTGGTTTGCTTGATGATAAGCCTGCAATTTTTGATGATACTGTTTACTTTCTTAGTTTTGATGATGAGAAAATTGCTCACCAAACTTTTGACCTTTTGACCTCTCCATTAGTAATAGATTTTTATTCTTCGCTAATTTTTTGGGATGAAAAGCGCCCAATTAAGTCAAGTATTTTGAATAGCTTAAACCTGACAGCCTTGTTAGCAGCAAAACTTTAG
- a CDS encoding Uma2 family endonuclease — protein MTALILNLSPTIELTDEQFFQLCQHNQDLRIERTAQGELIIMPPTGWGSGNRNGRLNQQLFNWTDIDGTGIAFDSSTGYKLPNGANRSPDASWISRERLEALNPDPAKFMPMSPDFAVELRSATDSLRLLQQKMQEYLDCGVRLGWLIDPHNQQVEIYRLGQNVEVLKSPSSLSGEDVLPEFVLDLTGILD, from the coding sequence ATGACCGCCCTAATCCTCAACTTAAGTCCCACAATTGAGCTAACCGACGAGCAGTTTTTCCAACTGTGTCAGCACAATCAAGATTTGCGAATTGAGCGCACAGCACAGGGAGAATTAATAATTATGCCACCGACAGGATGGGGAAGCGGAAACCGTAACGGGAGACTAAACCAGCAATTATTTAATTGGACAGATATTGATGGAACAGGAATAGCTTTTGATTCTTCCACCGGCTACAAACTCCCTAATGGTGCAAATCGCTCTCCTGATGCCTCCTGGATAAGCCGAGAGCGCTTAGAAGCATTAAACCCAGATCCAGCGAAATTTATGCCCATGTCTCCTGACTTTGCTGTAGAGTTGCGCTCTGCAACCGATAGTTTGCGACTTCTACAACAAAAAATGCAAGAATATCTTGATTGTGGGGTGCGTTTAGGTTGGCTAATCGATCCGCATAATCAGCAAGTAGAAATTTATCGCTTAGGACAAAATGTAGAGGTGTTAAAGTCGCCGTCTAGCTTGTCAGGGGAAGATGTATTACCGGAATTTGTTCTAGATTTGACTGGAATTTTGGATTAA
- a CDS encoding DUF1830 domain-containing protein, which produces MAQIIDPIPSDESNRIVCCYVNATSKIQIARSSNTGNWYFERVVFPGQRLVFEAPSQAVLEIHTGMMASSILSDNIPCDRLAMDEESSSAFMKQLDAQAAEAANESLTAAVS; this is translated from the coding sequence ATGGCTCAAATAATCGATCCCATACCATCGGATGAATCTAACCGTATTGTCTGCTGCTACGTGAATGCTACTAGCAAAATTCAAATAGCTCGTAGTTCTAACACAGGAAATTGGTATTTTGAGCGGGTAGTTTTTCCCGGACAACGGCTAGTATTTGAAGCGCCATCCCAAGCAGTGTTAGAGATTCATACAGGGATGATGGCAAGTTCGATTTTGTCAGATAATATTCCGTGCGATCGCTTGGCAATGGATGAAGAAAGTAGCAGTGCTTTTATGAAGCAATTAGACGCGCAAGCCGCAGAAGCCGCAAATGAAAGTTTGACCGCAGCCGTTTCTTAA
- a CDS encoding AAA family ATPase, with amino-acid sequence MSMTTTKLQSALRSLPENAPEAIVDSLFATHLLRELGFQPEEIHPQYNTGRKPVDYAARKTIGDDVFIHTKSNPYLLVELKGRDINLCNDTVQYHKTVNQLKGYLLDSNCNNSQWGIITNSCHIQLFRKHGKVIFPATQCIALNEANIDEVIASIHKKIDKPAKALTIAVYNNKGGVGKTTTTVNLAGILAFLGKKVLTVDFDPNQQDLTNSLGLPLSPDNFYKALIERDIELQDVIHPYIFKKGNLELRFDVIPADKRLAEETEDKLRNHLKLNTLYRKLESLRQEYDYILIDSPPNWRVFSQLALYAADAILIPTKHNNLFSLENAATAIKKFIPEVQAAKLDGSPIALPIFFNGEKITPPQLAVAQQELINIIKTAKREKEKFNLLPYFYPKYTDARKDLHIHQVPSYANIASSAFARIPAVYRDRTAHEYYKNLAKEYFLQ; translated from the coding sequence ATGAGTATGACCACTACAAAACTTCAATCCGCTCTGCGAAGTCTGCCCGAAAATGCACCAGAAGCAATTGTTGATAGTCTTTTTGCGACTCACTTACTGAGAGAATTAGGATTTCAGCCTGAAGAAATTCACCCACAATATAATACTGGTCGTAAACCCGTCGATTATGCTGCCAGAAAGACTATTGGAGATGATGTTTTTATACATACTAAATCTAATCCATACTTACTTGTAGAGTTGAAAGGTAGAGACATAAATTTATGTAATGACACTGTACAATATCACAAAACAGTTAATCAATTAAAAGGATATTTACTTGACTCCAATTGCAATAATTCACAGTGGGGCATTATTACTAATTCTTGTCACATTCAACTATTTAGAAAGCACGGAAAGGTAATTTTCCCAGCAACTCAGTGTATTGCACTTAATGAGGCAAATATTGATGAAGTTATTGCCTCAATTCACAAAAAGATCGACAAGCCAGCTAAAGCATTAACAATAGCAGTTTATAACAATAAAGGAGGGGTAGGCAAAACAACTACAACAGTGAATCTAGCTGGAATTTTAGCTTTTTTAGGCAAGAAAGTTTTAACTGTTGATTTTGATCCAAATCAGCAAGATTTGACAAATTCTCTCGGTCTGCCCTTGAGTCCTGATAATTTTTACAAAGCTCTTATTGAGAGAGATATAGAACTTCAAGATGTTATACATCCGTATATTTTCAAAAAAGGAAATTTGGAGCTTAGATTTGATGTAATTCCAGCAGATAAGAGGTTAGCTGAAGAAACTGAGGATAAGTTACGCAATCATTTGAAGCTAAATACTCTTTATCGCAAGTTAGAATCTTTAAGGCAAGAGTATGATTATATTTTGATAGATTCGCCTCCAAACTGGCGAGTATTTAGCCAGTTAGCTTTATATGCGGCTGATGCCATTCTTATTCCTACAAAGCACAACAATCTTTTCTCTCTAGAAAATGCAGCTACAGCAATCAAAAAATTTATTCCTGAAGTACAAGCTGCAAAGCTTGATGGCAGTCCTATCGCACTACCAATCTTTTTCAATGGCGAAAAGATTACACCCCCTCAGTTAGCAGTTGCTCAACAGGAACTTATCAACATCATCAAAACTGCTAAAAGGGAGAAGGAAAAATTTAATTTACTACCTTATTTTTATCCTAAATACACAGATGCGAGGAAAGATTTGCATATTCATCAAGTACCAAGTTATGCCAACATAGCAAGTTCAGCTTTCGCTCGTATTCCTGCGGTATATCGAGATAGGACTGCTCATGAGTATTACAAAAATTTAGCTAAGGAGTATTTTTTACAATGA
- a CDS encoding Rho termination factor N-terminal domain-containing protein encodes MNNLSDIGNLMHIYLDDISPGEKTDAPEFLIKASARLLKEKGDRNWIPLLVKETGKDKYEVIANSFIYAVAKEAGLDRVWCIIADNSDDTAEVTQVLAQEKTPKINLSTASREEIVAALQYLIEQPGSALKTVKLAVAANRIDEAPRQYWQNFDPIIKMKCGITKGAKLEALKQVFYVKPEPVPEKPPKVDVDKKMSDKTNDGGSFKTMTVAELKKIAKARGMTIPSKIKKDELIAALS; translated from the coding sequence ATGAATAATCTCAGCGATATTGGGAATCTAATGCACATATATTTAGATGATATTAGTCCTGGAGAAAAGACTGATGCTCCTGAGTTTTTGATTAAAGCGTCTGCACGTTTGCTCAAAGAAAAAGGCGATCGCAATTGGATTCCCTTACTTGTCAAAGAAACAGGCAAAGATAAATACGAAGTGATTGCCAACTCTTTTATTTATGCAGTTGCTAAAGAAGCTGGCTTAGATAGGGTTTGGTGTATCATTGCTGATAATAGTGATGATACGGCGGAAGTTACTCAAGTTCTCGCCCAGGAAAAAACCCCAAAAATTAATCTTTCTACCGCCTCTAGAGAGGAAATTGTCGCAGCATTGCAATACTTAATTGAGCAACCTGGAAGCGCCCTTAAGACAGTTAAACTTGCTGTTGCAGCCAACCGAATTGATGAAGCTCCCCGTCAATATTGGCAAAATTTCGATCCAATTATAAAAATGAAGTGCGGAATTACTAAAGGGGCAAAACTTGAAGCTTTAAAGCAGGTGTTTTATGTAAAACCTGAACCAGTACCAGAAAAACCGCCCAAAGTAGATGTTGATAAAAAAATGTCAGATAAAACCAACGATGGAGGCAGTTTTAAAACAATGACAGTAGCTGAACTTAAGAAAATAGCAAAAGCAAGAGGAATGACTATCCCTAGTAAGATAAAAAAAGATGAGCTTATTGCAGCATTGAGTTAA
- a CDS encoding Uma2 family endonuclease, whose protein sequence is MVHFPSKSPTLDDFLQLPETKPASEYIDNQIIQKPVPQGKNSAIRGELVSCINQTVKSQGIARAFLELRCTFGGRSTVPDVSVFVWDRIPRDENNEVANVFPLAPDWTIEILSPDQSQTKVTKNILHCLKYNTQLGWLIDPLEQSVFVYAPNQQLEVFENSEDKLPVPSFANELSLTVERLFAWLRE, encoded by the coding sequence ATGGTACATTTTCCCAGCAAATCGCCAACGTTGGACGACTTTTTGCAATTACCGGAAACAAAGCCAGCCAGCGAGTATATTGATAATCAAATTATCCAAAAACCCGTGCCTCAAGGAAAAAATAGCGCAATTAGGGGCGAATTAGTATCCTGTATTAATCAAACTGTAAAATCTCAAGGCATTGCTAGAGCTTTTTTAGAGTTGCGTTGTACATTTGGTGGTAGGTCAACTGTTCCCGATGTATCAGTATTTGTGTGGGATAGAATACCGCGCGACGAAAATAACGAAGTTGCTAACGTTTTTCCCCTAGCACCAGATTGGACGATTGAGATTCTCTCCCCAGACCAAAGCCAAACTAAAGTTACTAAAAATATTTTGCACTGTCTCAAATACAACACTCAATTGGGTTGGCTAATAGATCCATTGGAGCAATCTGTGTTTGTATACGCGCCCAATCAGCAACTGGAAGTATTTGAAAACTCAGAAGATAAGCTACCTGTACCATCTTTTGCCAACGAATTAAGTCTAACTGTAGAGCGCTTATTTGCTTGGTTGCGCGAGTAA
- a CDS encoding deoxyguanosinetriphosphate triphosphohydrolase, which yields MDSTMQWHKLLSSSRLVEAVPNIPDAGRTVFEKDFDKIIFSSSFRRLKDKTQVFSLVENDYIRSRLTHSLEASCVGRTLGTLVGSEIIKRHYAELQSFQARDFGDIVAAACLAHDIGNPPFGHAGEDAIQEWFKSAKAEKVLSLLSANQTEDFKKFEGNAQGFRTLVKLENRPSLKGLQFTCAMLATFTKYPREAGINSSLFKKYNAIDNNKSTKKHGFFQSEKDLFPQVAKEVGLIPRNQKAAWWCRHPLAFLVEAADDICYHIVDLEDGFQMGYITYQDAIALLHDILKDERLDIVTDETENIKYLRAKAIHKLITEVKQVFLDYEDKLLDGTFDSPFTTEIASGEKLKEIIDITRKNVYESCEVVEVKIAGYEVIGGLLEEFIAAISDENLSKSYLMKKLIPNFREQEDIYTKILQVTDYIAGMTDSFAVSLFKKIKGISLPRGGR from the coding sequence ATGGATTCAACAATGCAATGGCACAAGCTTTTATCTAGTAGCCGCTTGGTAGAAGCTGTACCAAATATTCCCGATGCTGGACGGACGGTTTTTGAAAAAGATTTTGATAAAATTATCTTTTCCTCGTCCTTTAGAAGACTTAAAGATAAAACTCAAGTATTTTCTTTAGTTGAAAATGACTATATTCGCAGCAGGTTAACGCATAGCCTAGAAGCTTCTTGTGTGGGACGTACTTTAGGTACGCTTGTAGGTAGCGAAATTATTAAAAGGCATTACGCAGAGTTACAAAGTTTTCAAGCTAGAGATTTTGGCGATATTGTGGCGGCGGCTTGTTTAGCTCATGATATTGGAAATCCGCCTTTTGGTCATGCGGGAGAAGATGCTATTCAAGAATGGTTTAAAAGCGCAAAAGCCGAGAAGGTTTTATCTTTATTGTCCGCCAATCAGACAGAAGACTTTAAAAAGTTTGAAGGTAACGCTCAAGGTTTTAGAACTTTAGTGAAATTAGAAAATAGACCTTCTCTTAAAGGATTACAGTTTACCTGTGCGATGCTGGCAACCTTTACTAAATACCCTAGAGAAGCAGGAATTAATAGTAGCTTATTTAAAAAATATAATGCAATTGATAATAATAAAAGCACTAAAAAACATGGCTTTTTTCAATCGGAAAAAGATTTGTTTCCTCAAGTAGCTAAAGAAGTAGGATTAATTCCTCGTAATCAAAAAGCGGCTTGGTGGTGCAGACATCCTTTAGCTTTTTTAGTTGAAGCGGCGGACGATATATGTTATCACATTGTTGATTTGGAAGATGGGTTTCAGATGGGATATATTACTTATCAAGATGCAATTGCTTTGTTGCATGACATTTTAAAAGACGAAAGGCTAGATATAGTAACTGATGAGACAGAAAATATTAAGTATTTACGTGCTAAAGCAATTCATAAATTAATTACCGAAGTTAAGCAAGTATTTTTAGATTACGAAGATAAATTATTAGATGGAACTTTTGATAGTCCTTTTACTACGGAAATAGCATCAGGAGAGAAGCTAAAAGAAATAATTGATATTACGCGCAAAAATGTTTATGAGTCTTGCGAAGTTGTAGAGGTAAAAATAGCAGGGTATGAGGTAATTGGCGGCTTGCTAGAAGAATTTATCGCCGCAATTAGTGATGAAAATTTGTCAAAAAGCTATCTAATGAAGAAGCTAATTCCCAACTTTCGTGAGCAAGAAGATATCTATACAAAAATATTACAAGTTACCGATTATATTGCGGGAATGACTGATTCTTTTGCCGTGTCATTATTCAAGAAAATCAAAGGAATTTCTCTACCTCGCGGCGGGAGGTAG
- a CDS encoding DUF4079 domain-containing protein, which produces MNLPSFIWLWKIAAWSMGFSVLAYLLLAVTGVWMFGTRTKSKTQPSWLKFLHYVLGASLVGLVLLLLAIGIVGTLGHFGSLGHSSHYVAGLVVVGLVLLSGASATLIHVKPWAWGVHIGTNITLFAGLVWVSWTGWSVVQKYLP; this is translated from the coding sequence TTGAATTTACCTTCGTTTATTTGGTTGTGGAAAATAGCCGCCTGGTCAATGGGTTTTTCTGTCCTAGCTTATTTACTACTAGCGGTGACAGGGGTTTGGATGTTTGGAACTAGAACCAAATCTAAAACTCAACCAAGTTGGTTAAAGTTTTTGCATTATGTACTGGGTGCTAGTTTAGTTGGTTTAGTATTACTATTGCTGGCGATCGGAATTGTTGGTACTTTAGGACATTTTGGCTCTTTAGGTCATTCATCCCACTATGTAGCGGGTTTAGTAGTGGTTGGGCTAGTTTTACTTTCAGGTGCAAGCGCAACATTAATTCATGTCAAACCTTGGGCGTGGGGAGTTCACATTGGGACAAATATTACTTTATTTGCTGGATTAGTTTGGGTATCGTGGACGGGTTGGAGCGTTGTACAGAAATATTTACCTTAA
- a CDS encoding ABC transporter ATP-binding protein — protein sequence MQTAQLRLDKVSLSTPVGSQYLLKDVSFEIAKTELICLIGASGAGKTSLLRLLNRLSEPSTGTIYLEGQDYRSIPVIQLRQQIVLVQQESKLLGMTVKEALAYPLSLRGLDKAQIGQRILYWSDRLHIPNDWLERTEVQLSVGQRQTVAIARALVIQPKILLLDEPTSALDAGRASQLLQVLTNLAAAGETTIVMVNHQLELAQAFCQRLLYLENGQLIHDLPNTPDLDWIKLKQNLVQTEMKAAEDWN from the coding sequence GTGCAAACAGCACAACTACGTTTAGATAAAGTTAGCCTATCAACACCTGTAGGTTCTCAATACTTACTCAAAGATGTTTCCTTTGAAATTGCTAAAACCGAACTTATTTGTTTAATTGGTGCTTCGGGTGCGGGTAAAACTTCTTTGTTAAGGTTGCTAAATCGTCTCAGCGAACCGAGTACGGGGACAATTTACTTAGAAGGTCAAGATTATCGCAGTATTCCAGTTATTCAATTGCGCCAACAAATTGTTCTAGTGCAACAAGAATCTAAATTGCTAGGAATGACTGTAAAAGAAGCTTTAGCATATCCCCTTAGTTTACGGGGATTAGACAAGGCGCAGATTGGGCAAAGAATACTATATTGGAGCGATCGCTTGCACATCCCCAACGATTGGCTAGAGCGGACAGAGGTGCAACTTTCAGTAGGACAGAGACAAACAGTTGCGATCGCTCGTGCTTTGGTAATTCAGCCCAAAATCTTGTTATTAGATGAGCCAACTTCAGCTTTGGATGCGGGTAGAGCTTCTCAATTATTGCAAGTATTGACCAATTTAGCGGCGGCGGGTGAAACTACAATTGTGATGGTAAATCACCAATTAGAACTAGCTCAAGCTTTCTGTCAGCGTCTTTTATACTTGGAAAATGGGCAATTGATTCACGATTTACCCAACACGCCAGACCTTGACTGGATTAAATTAAAACAGAACTTAGTACAAACAGAAATGAAAGCCGCCGAAGACTGGAATTAG